Part of the Ferroacidibacillus organovorans genome is shown below.
GCGTGTGAAATCAAGTTGATATACGCGTTCACAGAGACAGCGAGTGCTGTGCTTCCTATTACCACGTGTGGATCGCGCAACCCAACGACATAGAGCAACAGGGGGACTGCAAGGATGGAGCCTCCGCCACCCAGCAAGCCCAGCGTAAAACCTACAATACCGCCAGAAAGAATGGCGAGAAAGGTTTGTGATACCGTGAGTATGGCCATCACCCCATCGATTCGAATTTACGCTAGATGTTCGAGATGAAAAGCCAGTCTTCATCTATACTATTTTTTTACAGGACCGCTCCAGCTGGACATGCCACCTGTGAGGTTATAGATAGCCTTAAACCCACTCTTTTGCGCTTTACGAGCCGCCATCGAACTGCGCGCCCCGCTTCTGCATACAAATACGACGTCCTTGTCCTTCGGAAGTTCACTCAGCATGCGATCCAGCGTTCCAAGCGGGATATTTTTTGCTTTGGCAATATGTCCCCCTTTAAACTCCGAAGGCTCGCGCACATCCACGATCTCTAGTGATGCAGCGTCACTCTTTAGTCTCTCCTGC
Proteins encoded:
- a CDS encoding rhodanese-like domain-containing protein, which gives rise to MNYTWVILVVVIVAYFFWSRKRGSGVSQISSTALQERLKSDAASLEIVDVREPSEFKGGHIAKAKNIPLGTLDRMLSELPKDKDVVFVCRSGARSSMAARKAQKSGFKAIYNLTGGMSSWSGPVKK